A genomic region of Methanosarcina thermophila TM-1 contains the following coding sequences:
- a CDS encoding YbjQ family protein, producing MTSDIIIVSTPYLPGYKITKTIGFTWGLIVRSRGLGRNITAGLRSIIGGEIHEYTELLNQSREQALERLKEHAKALGANAVINVQFDSSEMGQAMTELLAYGTAVVVEKEETQANPVRLS from the coding sequence ATGACCAGCGATATCATTATTGTAAGTACGCCGTACTTGCCAGGTTATAAAATCACAAAAACCATTGGATTTACGTGGGGTTTAATCGTGAGGAGCCGTGGGCTCGGGCGAAACATAACTGCTGGACTAAGGTCAATTATCGGCGGAGAGATCCATGAGTATACGGAACTCCTGAACCAGTCCCGTGAACAGGCACTTGAACGATTAAAGGAACATGCAAAAGCCCTTGGGGCAAACGCAGTAATAAACGTACAGTTTGATTCTTCAGAGATGGGTCAGGCAATGACCGAGCTGCTCGCATATGGTACAGCGGTCGTGGTTGAGAAGGAGGAAACTCAAGCAAATCCGGTGCGGCTCAGTTGA
- a CDS encoding aminoacyl-histidine dipeptidase codes for MHPKTKQILEVFEEINKIPRCSKHEAQISLWLQEWGRSRGFEVKADSLNNVLIKVPATSGYENSPTITLQGHMDMVCEKLRDSKHDFSKDPIKCVYDGDWLRGDGTSIGADNGIALAIGLVLAEAGKKGEIGHPPLELLFTVDEETGLTGAKGLEASFFEGKILLNLDSDGEGVFVIGCAGGQNSLITLPVEWELLDFKEESSFELFRLLVEGLEGGHSGVAIDKQRANGIQLLSQALAELRNRLGTENLKLILINGGSVHNAIPSTAEAFIALRRDKLEQAEEVVSVLKKAFQAEYAKTDPRLILSLEKIGREIIFEVAWGKRPEEEAPHIWVLSAGTEEKLIQLLLGLPHGVYRMSENIPGLVETSNNLATVRTAGNKITIVSSQRSSSNFRLAEITGKVEAVAKLAGARIEHEPGYPPWEPDFESELLMKCKQVYSRVFGKEPEVKVIHAGLECGIIGSIHEGIEMVSFGPTIKDPHCPSERIFIPSIENVWIFLENLLSSYRC; via the coding sequence ATGCACCCGAAAACTAAACAGATACTTGAAGTCTTTGAAGAAATCAATAAAATCCCGAGGTGTTCAAAGCACGAAGCACAGATTTCCCTCTGGCTGCAGGAATGGGGAAGGTCAAGAGGCTTTGAGGTAAAAGCCGATTCTTTAAACAATGTGCTTATAAAAGTCCCTGCAACGTCAGGATATGAGAATTCTCCCACAATCACTCTGCAGGGGCATATGGATATGGTCTGCGAAAAATTAAGGGATAGCAAGCACGACTTTTCAAAAGACCCTATCAAATGCGTTTACGATGGAGACTGGCTGCGAGGAGACGGGACTTCCATAGGCGCAGATAATGGGATTGCACTTGCTATCGGGCTGGTGCTGGCAGAGGCAGGGAAGAAAGGAGAAATTGGACATCCGCCGCTTGAGCTGCTTTTTACGGTAGACGAGGAGACGGGGTTGACTGGCGCGAAAGGGCTTGAGGCTTCTTTCTTTGAAGGAAAGATACTTCTGAACCTTGACTCCGATGGTGAAGGCGTTTTCGTAATCGGGTGTGCAGGAGGACAGAATTCATTGATTACACTCCCTGTAGAGTGGGAGCTTCTTGACTTTAAAGAGGAAAGTTCATTCGAGCTTTTCAGGCTCTTGGTTGAAGGGCTGGAAGGCGGGCATTCTGGGGTTGCGATCGATAAGCAGCGTGCAAATGGTATACAATTACTCTCTCAGGCACTGGCAGAGCTCAGGAACAGGCTGGGAACAGAAAATTTAAAGCTTATTCTGATAAACGGCGGCAGTGTCCATAACGCAATCCCCAGCACTGCCGAAGCTTTTATCGCACTCCGCAGAGATAAGCTCGAACAGGCAGAGGAAGTTGTTTCAGTTCTGAAAAAGGCATTCCAGGCTGAATATGCAAAGACCGATCCAAGACTTATCCTGAGCCTTGAAAAAATTGGCAGGGAAATAATTTTTGAAGTTGCATGGGGTAAGAGACCTGAAGAGGAAGCACCCCATATTTGGGTCCTGTCAGCAGGTACTGAAGAAAAGCTGATACAACTGCTCCTGGGATTGCCGCATGGGGTTTACAGGATGTCGGAGAATATCCCGGGGCTTGTCGAAACCTCAAACAACCTCGCAACGGTACGGACAGCTGGAAATAAAATAACGATAGTATCAAGCCAGCGAAGTTCCAGCAATTTCAGGCTGGCTGAAATTACCGGAAAGGTGGAAGCTGTGGCAAAGCTCGCAGGCGCCAGGATTGAACATGAGCCCGGATATCCCCCATGGGAGCCCGATTTTGAATCCGAACTGCTCATGAAATGCAAACAGGTTTATAGCAGAGTTTTTGGGAAAGAACCTGAAGTTAAAGTGATTCATGCAGGGCTTGAGTGTGGAATAATTGGTTCGATACATGAAGGGATAGAGATGGTTTCTTTCGGACCAACGATTAAAGACCCTCATTGCCCTTCAGAAAGAATCTTCATCCCTTCTATAGAAAATGTCTGGATTTTCCTGGAGAACCTTCTAAGCAGTTACCGTTGTTAA
- a CDS encoding YqhA family protein, producing the protein MVKPIKRAAEKIGKFIAGMRFFVLVPIIGLAIAAVVLFVKGSIELFYFINELIYGIERTEIEGSIIVEIVEIVHLFLVGTVLFITSLGFYELLIQPLALSPWLQTHNIEELELNLVGLTIAAIAVNFLSVMFDKNDSNLAVYGLGYALLIAALAYFMKVRSDAAEQTS; encoded by the coding sequence ATGGTCAAACCAATTAAGCGTGCTGCAGAAAAAATAGGTAAATTTATTGCTGGGATGCGGTTCTTCGTACTTGTTCCGATAATCGGACTGGCTATCGCGGCTGTTGTGCTGTTTGTTAAAGGCAGCATAGAACTCTTCTATTTCATAAACGAATTGATTTACGGAATAGAGAGAACAGAAATAGAGGGAAGTATCATTGTTGAAATTGTGGAGATTGTTCATCTCTTTCTGGTAGGTACAGTGCTTTTTATCACATCACTTGGGTTTTATGAATTACTTATTCAGCCTCTTGCTTTATCTCCATGGCTGCAAACGCATAACATTGAAGAACTGGAGTTAAACCTTGTAGGGCTCACCATTGCCGCGATCGCAGTAAATTTCTTAAGTGTTATGTTTGATAAAAATGATAGTAACCTTGCTGTATACGGGCTAGGCTATGCCCTGCTCATTGCAGCTCTGGCTTATTTCATGAAAGTGCGTTCAGACGCAGCTGAGCAGACTAGCTAA
- a CDS encoding AI-2E family transporter, whose translation MNTDKTSMDNYPLPARILLYSTAVVILTIGMREISGILVPIFFSIFAFLIFAPLVNWFERRNVPGPISIGLVIAFFIIIATSTVLLVAGSLLQLSEQFPDYQTQFLNFIQGFEPYMPVSDQSSFEEILRDIAVFLLGLSAGILTGALNAGTTTSLIIITTTFLLLDAAGALRRIQRRAVTQQILILRVIKLGKEVVNYILIRTEINLIAGIGTTILLLIGRIDFAVLWGFLTFLFGYIPFLGFILAAFPPVLLALFKYGLLGALIILAGIWLINELVESVVFPSFAGKSLNLSTSIVFLSLLYWSFVLGPPGALIAVPLTMVVKMILESYDNTLWMAELMESGESKE comes from the coding sequence CCTGACAATCGGGATGAGGGAGATTTCAGGTATACTTGTGCCTATTTTTTTCTCAATTTTTGCCTTTCTGATCTTTGCTCCTCTTGTCAACTGGTTCGAGAGAAGGAATGTGCCTGGCCCAATAAGTATAGGTCTGGTGATTGCATTCTTTATTATTATTGCTACAAGCACAGTTCTTCTTGTTGCAGGGTCCCTGCTTCAGCTCAGCGAGCAGTTTCCAGACTATCAAACCCAATTTCTGAATTTCATTCAGGGTTTTGAACCCTATATGCCTGTATCCGATCAGTCATCCTTTGAAGAAATTCTGCGTGATATAGCAGTATTTTTGCTTGGTCTGAGTGCAGGAATTCTTACGGGTGCTCTGAATGCTGGCACAACAACATCTCTCATTATCATTACCACAACATTTTTACTTCTGGATGCTGCAGGCGCTCTGAGAAGGATACAGAGGAGAGCTGTAACTCAACAAATCCTGATTTTACGGGTTATCAAACTTGGCAAAGAAGTAGTAAATTATATTCTTATCAGAACTGAAATCAATCTTATTGCAGGCATTGGAACGACCATACTTCTCCTTATTGGAAGAATTGATTTTGCAGTTCTCTGGGGTTTTCTGACCTTCCTGTTTGGTTATATTCCATTTCTTGGTTTTATTCTGGCGGCTTTTCCTCCTGTACTGCTTGCGCTATTCAAATACGGGCTTCTTGGGGCGCTTATAATCCTCGCAGGAATCTGGCTTATAAACGAGCTCGTAGAAAGTGTAGTGTTTCCATCATTTGCAGGAAAGAGCCTTAATTTATCTACATCGATCGTGTTTCTCTCTTTACTGTACTGGTCTTTTGTGCTGGGTCCTCCAGGTGCACTTATAGCCGTACCTCTTACCATGGTTGTTAAAATGATCCTTGAAAGTTACGATAATACACTCTGGATGGCAGAACTGATGGAATCGGGTGAAAGTAAGGAATAA